Proteins found in one Aethina tumida isolate Nest 87 chromosome 1, icAetTumi1.1, whole genome shotgun sequence genomic segment:
- the LOC109600212 gene encoding ribonuclease P protein subunit p38: MQTPVLSKNQVKQTISSKKKTSATIKNVLASPYTNFWPLLSTEDNEKLHQILLENLPEIHKPKTAIPWSVIQSVPKDKRKQFRIDFNKDSIEIDQETKPNKHNFVFGINDVTAGLENNQLVAVLVANEVEPHLMVQHLIDQCVLCSVNILVVNNLKTITKQVLGFASAALGLKNTKESDSKFNVIVTTVTNLAKSYPFPEDHINYKRSKTNIFNISDEDLEMAEVKQKVNPVLNEAKMKEIKKSVYLTRDSKSQRVFVPEDSIKTIKIPGFSNTSFISFENEETESVNIEQVQDVSHLTISSDDDSDAGKSTYKPLIIKRLQGNPNRNQRKIEMMKQRKKKPRKKKK, translated from the exons atgcaaacACCTGTTTTATCCAAAAACCAAGTAAAACAGACAATTTCCTCGAAGAAAAAAACATCTGccactattaaaaatgttcttgCTTCTCCTTATACCAATTTTTG gccCCTTCTTTCAACTGAGGACAATGAGAAGTTGCACCAAATACTTCTGGAGAATTTGCCTGAAATTCATAAACCCAAAACTGCTATTCCTTGGTCAGTCATACAATCTGTTCCTAAAGATAAACGAAAACAGTTCAGAATTGATTTTAACAAAGATTCCATTGAGATAGACCAAGAAACCAAGCCAAAcaa gcacaattttgtttttggaataAATGATGTAACAGCAGGTCTAGAAAATAATCAACTAGTTGCTGTATTGGTGGCTAATGAAGTGGAGCCACATTTAATGGTTCAGCATTTAATTGATCAGTGTGTTTTGTGCAGTGTAAACATCcttgttgtaaataatttgaagacAATTACAAAGCAAGTATTAGGATTTGCAAGTGCAGCCTTAGgtttaaaaaacacaaaggaatcagacagtaaatttaatgtaattgtaaCAACAGTAACAAACCTAGCCAAAAGTTACCCTTTTCCTGAagatcatattaattataaaagaagcaaaacaaatatctttaatatcaGTGATGAGGATTTGGAAATGGCAGAGGTGAAGCAAAAGGTTAACCCAGTGTTGAATGAGGCAAAAATGAAGGAAATTAAAAAGAGTGTATATCTAACCAGAGACTCTAAAAGTCAGAGAGTTTTTGTTCCTGAAGATTCAATTAAAACCATCAAAATTCCTGGTTTTTCAAATACTAGTTTCATATCATTTGAAAATGAAGAGACTGAATCTGTTAATATTGAACAAGTACAAGATGTTTCACATCTCACAATAAGTAGTGATGATGATAGTGATGCGGGTAAAAGTACATACAAACCTTTGATAATTAAGAGATTACAAGGAAATCCTAATAGAAATCAACGGAAAATTGAAATGATGAAACAAAGGAAAAAGAAACCCAGGaaaaagaaaaagtaa